A region of the Patescibacteria group bacterium genome:
GCGGGTGGTAGCGGCATAGACAATGCCGGCAGTAACAAAAGTAGAGACAACAATAACCAAAGCTGTCATAAAGCTTTTTTTCATATTTTTCACCTCCTTTCTAAATTGGGATCGTTTTTTCAATTAATGTAAGTATATCATAAGGCGACCTCTCAACATAATTGCGAGGAAATTTGGCTAAAGTTCTACATAATCAGCGCACCGGTATTGTAATATTTTTTGGTGTTTTCCAGAGCAAAAAAATTGCCACAACTGCACCGCAAAGACCCACGGCTGTAAAGGCGCTCGCAAAACCGACCATGTCCGCGAGCATACCGGCGATCATCGGCCCGATGATGTAGCCGGCATTCATAGCCATGTCTTCGAGTGCAATAATATCCTTTTCAACATCCGGACTTTCTCCAATGTAGTCTGCGTAAGCACTGCTTAGCGCCGGATAAGTTAATGCAATAAAAATACCGGCGATGAAATTCAGAGGTATTGTCAGGAGAGGTGTCGGTATGAAAGTAAAAAGCGCAATCAAACTGGATCCGACAAAAAGTGAAAAAAATGCCGTACGTTTTTTGTGGAAGCGTTTTGTAATTGAACCGACAAACCATCCGGTGAAAAGCGGTGGTAATGTAAATGCGGTCAGGAATAACCCGGTTAAAGGCCCGCCAAGAAAGGCATCTTCGGCAAATAGTGGTCCGACTGTCCAATAAAATCCCTCTATAGTATAGAGTAAAAATGTAGCCATCAGAACCGGGAGCATAGTTTTACCGATCTTACCCAGTAATTTGTAATTGATGTGCGGACGTCGTATCTGTTTTGACTCTTGAGATTTTATGATCGGATTCTGTTTTCTGGTGATGACTGTAAGTAGTACATAGAAAATAACGCCGATTCCGAGAAAAACCCAACTGAGTACAAATGATTGCCAAGTAACTACGGAGACAATGGTAATTCCGACAAAGACCGGTGCCAGCGATACGCCAATTGACTGAAATACTTCTACCACCCCGAAACTGGAAGAATGTTCACTTTCCCTTTGGAAACGGCCGACAAAGTTGAATTTTCCAAAGTTTACCAGATCATAGTAAACTCCCCAGAGCGCCATTGCCAAAAGGAACATCCAGATTGATTTGGCCTGCCAGAGAATAAGTGGATAGACAAGACAGATGGCAAACATTGCCAGGAATAAACGCCGGAAATTCGCCCGCGGGGCGATTTTGGTCATAATCAGGTCAAAAAGTGCACCGAAAACCGAGGAAGAACCGACAATAATTCCCATCATAGTATTGGATAAACCGTGTTCTGTGAGAACGAGCGGTGTGATGTAGGTTACGACAGTATCAAACATAGCCCAGAACAAAATCATAATTGAGAGGGCGTAAAGCGACCGGTGCTGGTTACCGTATTTTTGTGCGTGTGTAACGAAATGATGAAATCCTGATTTCATGCATTTAGTATATCAAAAAACCACTCATTAATATAGTATTAGAGTGGCTTTTAATCAGAAATTATTCCTCTGACAGCTGAATTTCAAAATCCTTTCCTCGATAATGGACTTTTGCCATGTCATTTCCGATTTCAAAACTGGTCATTTCTGCTTCACCAGCTATATCTCCCCCGGTGATTGTTTCAAAGGATTCCTGATCGACACGGTTACTGCCAAGGTAAGTAACTAGGGCGTCAATATCCCATTGATGGCCAACTTCTCCTATGACGACATGTCGGTCTTCAACATATTTCATGACAAAATCTTTTACTCTTTGAATACCTTCTAGATATTCTTTAGCAACATTTTCCGGTTTAGGGCCTTCAATTACTCTACCGTCTTCCATAACCAGTTTTCCTTGGTTTGCTATCCAATCTTTCCCGGCGGCGGCATGATCACCGCCATGCTTTTTCAGAATTTCGGAAAAATATTCAGTTTTCTTACCATCAGCGTCGGTCCATCGGTCATTATATTTATAGGCAAGTTGTTTAATCATAAGAGGGAAGTCGATCACAATTTTTTTATCGGGATTTTCTGTAATGATCCTCTGAATGGATTTAACTGTTTCCGATATGGATCTTTCTCCATTCGGACCGGACATTTCCTCAATTCTGCTCTTAGTTAAAACCACCAAATTATCATCAGCGGTATCATCTTGGTACTCTGCTAATGCATCTCCATAAATCTCAGCGGTTTGTTTTGTTCTTGGTTGGTCTGAAGTTGCTCCAATAAAAACCACAGATCCCTCCGGTGAGTTATTGATTAAGTCCATAATTTCTCCTCTAGCCTTCTCCTGTGCCTGGATGACGCCTTCCTGAGTTAAATCGGGGTAGGTTTCCGAAACAGGATCTGAATCACTTTTGTCTCTGGCCGGTCTGGCATGACGTGTGGCAAAAAAACTTTCTTTCATATTTTTTGGTCAATTATTAATCAATTTGATAATTCCTGAATTGGCATCAACAATGACTTTTTCGCCGTCTTTAAAAGTCTTTGTTGCGGTGCCCGTACCAACTATGGTTGGAATTTTAAATTCTCTGGCTGTGATTGCAGCATGGCTTAACAATCCGCCAACATCTGTAACAATGGCCGCAACCTTTTTTACTAAAGGTAAAAACTCAGGCCTGGTCATGCCGGTAATTAAAATATCTCCTTTATTACACAATTTAAAATTATGAGGGTCCAAAATAATTCTTGCCGTACCCTTTACCTCACCCTGATAAGCGCATATCCCTTTCAATTCTCTCTGCTTATTGCCCTTAATTGTTTTGAATATACTTTTTTCAATATTTTTTGCCTTTTGCCCCGTAATTATTTTTGTCTGTTTATTTTCGGAATAGATCACAGAAAAATTGTATCGGTTTTTTAGAATATTTTTTTCGGGCAATATCTTTGATTTGATATATAATTCTAAATCATCCTGAGTCAAACACGTCAAATACGTAGCATTATAATTTGTCTGTTTTGCGATTGCATTTGCTATACTTCGAAAGAACTTTTCACTATCGGAATAAATATTCTCCGTATATAGTCTGGCGTCGCGAAAATACGGCATAAGCTTTGTTAAAGATTTGGGAGTCAAAAAGTCAACAGTCTTTTTAATGTAAACATGAAGAGCTAGATGTTTGTCAAAATATTTCAGAAATTGTTTATAATCAGATAGACTCGGAACGCTATTATTCAGTTTATCCATAATATTGGTAAGCTTATCCGCATTTCTTTTTATGTCTTTACAATGAATTTTTACATAACTGATATTTGCCTCGCTTTTCTTCGCCAAATATTTGCCGAGCTTGGAAAATTCGTCATAAGGAATATAAAAAGCAACAGTGCCTCTTTTATGAATAAATAATGTATGATTAAAATTAATACCCAACTGATTTTTTAGCGATATGTAATACTGTCTACTCCAATAAGAACTGGATATAAACGTATAGGATCCAGCCCAGCGCGACAGCCAATCTCGTTTTGCTAGTGTCTTTAAATTCATATTTAAAGTATACCAAAAAATCGCCCTTGCGACTATTTATCAGTGCAATTTAAATTTTTCTGCTGTCGTATGCCCAGTTCCAGCATCTGTTTTGGTGTCAGTTCCGGCTTAAATTCCGGATCAAAATTCCTGCCCGTAGGTTCAGAAAGAAAGTAGTGTGTATTCTGCATCTTGTCATTTACCAGAATTTTTTTATTAATCTTTGTCATGAAATTATTGAAGCAAAAAAGTTATTAACAGAATGGAATATTATACTGCTGTATAGGGAATCGGATTTATGTCGCAACCACCCGGCGATTAAACTGACCAGCAGAATACTGATGGCGGAGATTGAAAATAAATTGTTTTGTAACACTCCTTGGAATGCCCAACCGAGACAGTGCATCAGCAGAAAAACTATGGAGGTGATTATGTTAACATACCAAAAGCTTATCCCAGATTTTTGCAGTGCTGGTTGGATGACTCCTCGAAACGTGAATTCCTCTGCAATCGGTGTGCCGGTTATTACCCAGAAGAATGTAAATGATGTTGCAAAACTGAATATGACTTGACTGGCCTTCATACTTTCTACAAAATATGAACTGATTATCCATATAATGCTTGCGATTACACCAAAAATAATTCCTTTTTTTAAGTTTTGAATGCCAAAAAACTTTTTAATTACGTGTAGTTTGAAGATTTGCTTTGCATAAAAAAACGGGAAAATAATCCATATGCATGTCTTCATAACTGCCCAGTAAAGCATATTGTGGTTTTCTGAATCTTCTAAAGCCTGCCAAATAGTTTCAGTCAATAAATTATGTAGGATCCAGGCGCCAGTCCATAGTAGAAAAAATGAGATAACAAATAGTAAGATTTGTTTGAGTTTCATATAGCCAGTATATCAAAAAAACATCCTTCTGCCATCCGGAGGACGCTGGATAGCACCGCAATGTAATAGTAGTTGTGAATGCGGGTAATTGTATTGTATAATTACGTCATGGCGATCAAATCATCACAACGGCAAACATTCTTCTACATACTGGCGGCAGTAGTGCTTGTTCTTTCCTATTTGGTGCTGAAACCGTTTATTGCGGTTATTGTGCTGGCTTTCCTGACCGCTTTGTTTACCAAACGGCCGTATGAATTTTTTAATAAAATATTTAAGGGCAGGAAAAAGCTGGCATCATTAATAATGGTAATAATTGTGTTTTTTGTAGTACTTATTCCATTGGTATTTGTTGCCGGGCTTACCGTCAAACAGGTTATTCAGTTTAATGAGGATATCGGCGGTGGAACTAAAGTGAATATTACTTCAATAGTAAATAGTAGTAATGATATATTGAGTTCAGTTCGCGGTATTGATTATCGGCTGACCGAGGTTGGTGTAGAGGAATGGATCCAACAGGGAGCGAAAGCAATCGGCACATTTTTCCTAGAGAGACTGCCGGATATTAGCTCCGGCGCATTTCAGTTATTAACCTTTGTGATCGTATTCCTGATTGTGTTGTATTCACTTTTCCCTATTCAGGATAAGCTTACTAAATTTTTAAAAGAAATCAGCCCGCTTGATGACAGAATAGACTCCATCTATATTACCCGTATAATTGCCATGTCGAAATCAATGGTGCGGGGCACATTTCTAATTGCCATCGTGCAGGCGATTATTTCCGCGATCTTTCTCGCCATCGTCGGCGTGGATTATATTCTGTTTTTAACGATTCTGATGATCTTCCTGGGAGTGATACCGATGGTGGGGACCGGTTTTGTTATGATGCCGATCGGAATTATTATGTTGTTTACCGGTAATATCTGGCAGGGAATACTTTTGATTCTGGTAAATGTACTCATTATCAATAATATCGATAACTTCATGCGCCCGAAGCTGGTTGCCAAAGAAGCGGAACTGCATCCTGCGCTCACAATCCTTGGTGTAATCGGTGGACTTCAGTATTTTGGCATCCTAGGATTTGTTTACGGCCCGGTAATCATGATCCTGCTGGTTACAACAATTGAAATTTACATAAAACATATCCGCGATCATCGGACTGCAGTATAAAATTGTACTAATAAGTTTATTATATTATTCTTAACTAAAATAACATGACGAATGATAATAAAATGGGAGTACCAGGATCACCATATGGCGATATGGAAACACCTTTAACTTTTAGAGAGAGATTTGAAAAGTTTCTTTCAGGAACTCCTGACTACCTGAAAGATGATATTTTTATGCGCTATTATAACGCGACAATTCTATTGATTGAAAAACAAGAAAATGGAACTATTTCTGATATAGAATCAAATCATTTGAGGGATTATATGGTTAGCCACAATCTATTAACCGCTGAGGAAGCAAGGCCTACTCCTGATGAAAGACAGGGACTTTATGATCAAAGACGCAAACTAAATAATCGCCAGCGGGGCAAATAATTTATTTATATTGTTATTATTCAAAAAATCATTCCTTTTGGAATGATTTTTGTTTATGGTTTGATTAATACTGCAATTCATTTTTATCACTGACTTTAATATCCGGGAAGACTCCATAACCATAGGGGTCAAAATCATTATTAACCTCCTGATAATCATTATAACCATCTCGATCCATATCAGCGTTTGAGTCGTCAAGACCAATGAGTAATTCCCAGGCTAAATTAAATCCGTCACCGTCTTCGTCTGTATTTAATGTTTTTAGAGCTTCTTCTTCTGAATATCCAAGTGTCTTACAGTCAGTATCACTTACATTATTTATTAATTTCTTTATCTGTGACCGGAAAATTGAACCTGGCGTATAACTATCGATTTTGTCAGGATGATAAAATAGATAACATTGAGATTTCGAAATTAATTTTATATTTTCTATAAAATTTTCACTATCGAAAAATTGATTTATACTATTTTTACATTCTTTGCGCAGATCCCGGTCAATAATAAGGGAGCAGTATTTATCCTTATCGGGAATATTAGCCCCAGAAGCTAATTTAAAATTGCATTGATCTTGTATCCTACTATCTTCATGTATTTTACAATCATAAGGACCATACCAGACAATAAATCGATAAATACAGTTACCAACATTTTTATAGTATGTATTTTCTGTTTGTTCTTCCTCCCAATAGTCGGGTGTGCTGGATGATTTCTCACAGAGTAATACGTCACGAAAACCCATAGCTACTATTTCTCGACAATAATTTTGTTGTTCTGCTTGTTTGGCACAATAGTCTAAACCTTCGTCAGCAGAAGAAGGTATATACCCGGCTTTGAGGCCATCTTTTATGTATTTATAGTTGCCCCATTGAGTGAGGCGGGGTGGCGGTGGATTGTCTGGCGAAAAAACATGCGTCGACTCCGAGATCAAATTAATATTTTTTTCGTTTGTATTTAATGGGATATTGGTATTTAATAATACGGAATTATTTATTAAAGGTGAGTTTAAATTAATATTTGCTACTGTATTTGTATTAGTATTATTGCCTTTTGAAATAATAAACCAAGTTATACCAGCGATGATAATAACTAAAACTACTATAAGTAAAATTAGAATGGGTTTTTTCATAAGATATTTATAGATTAAAAAAATGATAAACAATCCAGAGTAATCCATATAGGAAAAAAACAATATTATTAGCGATTCTCCATCTAGCAATTTCTTTGTCATTTTTTTCACTATTTGGATCGACAATCCTCATAGCGATTTCCTTCTTATGCAATTTACGAATTGTGTAGTCTACAGAACTCCAGGCTATTATTGGTCCCACTATCTCAGATAAATATCTTGGTATAAAACTAGGTGGCACAAGAAATAAAAGACCACCAACTAAAAAAGTTAGAGATATGAGTATTATTTGTCCAAAGGATAATTCATTTTCCTGCATTGATATAAGTATATCAAAAAACCACCCGTTCGGCGATTGAAGGGGTGGTTTTCTATTGGGTTTCACTAATTTGATGAGAGAATTTATTTATTTTCCTCTTCATCCTTAAACATATTATCCCAGTTACCTCGTTCATCTTCATCCGCAATTATTTCACCATGAATTAATGGGACATGTAGCTCTTGGTTTTCAGTATATCCAGATTTTTTAATTGCTTCGCGACGTTCTTCGGTTGCAGGGGCAACGAATAATCTTCCTTCCTCATCAACATATGCAATAACACCAGAGTCCATCTTGTATGTTTTTGGTTCAGCTTTCCAGTTTTCATGTTCCCATCCTTTTTTTTCTCCACCTAATTCTCGTGTTCTTTGGTCCATTACATGTTCCATTTTAGTTCCAGGCTTAATTTCCATCCATCCTAAATCTTTAAAACCATAATCAGGTTCAACTGGTGTTTCTAAAAAGTTTCTCATATTATTGTATTTAATTATTAATATATTCAGTATATCAAAAAACCACCCATTTGACTATTGAATGGGTTGTATTTAGGAATGAGATTGTAGTTATATTTTTTCTCCCCAAACTGAAATCCATTTTATGTCTCTGCCTAAATCATCAGGTAATATTTTGGAAAGTATTATCTTAAATCCACCCGCTTTAACATATCGCTCTAACTCTTTTTTATGAAAAAATGTGAATAATCTGCTTTGACCAGCCGATAATTTTTCTTTAATATTTGCTGTTTCACTACCTTTTTTTACTCTTATATGAATCTTGCCTTTAGGTTTTAAAACTCTGTACATATTATTAATGGATTTTGGTACATCCTTTTTATCTAAATGCAATAAAACCGCATTAGCCCATATTGCGTCAAAATATCTATCTGGGAATTTTAATTCCAGAATACTCATTTTCTTAAAATGTCCTTTTGGCACTCTTCTTCTGGCCTCTATAATAAATTTTTGAACTAGGTCGATACCAGTATAGGTATATCCGTGATTAATGAATATTTTAGCATCTCTACCGCCGGCACATCCTATTTCTAACACTCGGCTATTTTTTGGTAGCATATCCATGAAATCAAAAATTTCTTTAGGGCAGTAATTTTCAATATCATCAAGATATTTGATGCCCAATTTGGAATAAACTTTTATAAGATTTTTAGAATTGTCTGCCATATATTTTTTGTAATATAAGTATATCAAAAAACCCCGCCAGGGGCGAGGTAAACATTCCTTTGGGGAATGATTCTTTGGGGAATAGTCAC
Encoded here:
- a CDS encoding type II CAAX endopeptidase family protein — encoded protein: MKLKQILLFVISFFLLWTGAWILHNLLTETIWQALEDSENHNMLYWAVMKTCIWIIFPFFYAKQIFKLHVIKKFFGIQNLKKGIIFGVIASIIWIISSYFVESMKASQVIFSFATSFTFFWVITGTPIAEEFTFRGVIQPALQKSGISFWYVNIITSIVFLLMHCLGWAFQGVLQNNLFSISAISILLVSLIAGWLRHKSDSLYSSIIFHSVNNFFASIIS
- a CDS encoding class I SAM-dependent methyltransferase, which translates into the protein MADNSKNLIKVYSKLGIKYLDDIENYCPKEIFDFMDMLPKNSRVLEIGCAGGRDAKIFINHGYTYTGIDLVQKFIIEARRRVPKGHFKKMSILELKFPDRYFDAIWANAVLLHLDKKDVPKSINNMYRVLKPKGKIHIRVKKGSETANIKEKLSAGQSRLFTFFHKKELERYVKAGGFKIILSKILPDDLGRDIKWISVWGEKI
- a CDS encoding AI-2E family transporter — protein: MAIKSSQRQTFFYILAAVVLVLSYLVLKPFIAVIVLAFLTALFTKRPYEFFNKIFKGRKKLASLIMVIIVFFVVLIPLVFVAGLTVKQVIQFNEDIGGGTKVNITSIVNSSNDILSSVRGIDYRLTEVGVEEWIQQGAKAIGTFFLERLPDISSGAFQLLTFVIVFLIVLYSLFPIQDKLTKFLKEISPLDDRIDSIYITRIIAMSKSMVRGTFLIAIVQAIISAIFLAIVGVDYILFLTILMIFLGVIPMVGTGFVMMPIGIIMLFTGNIWQGILLILVNVLIINNIDNFMRPKLVAKEAELHPALTILGVIGGLQYFGILGFVYGPVIMILLVTTIEIYIKHIRDHRTAV
- a CDS encoding PEP-utilizing enzyme, which translates into the protein MNLKTLAKRDWLSRWAGSYTFISSSYWSRQYYISLKNQLGINFNHTLFIHKRGTVAFYIPYDEFSKLGKYLAKKSEANISYVKIHCKDIKRNADKLTNIMDKLNNSVPSLSDYKQFLKYFDKHLALHVYIKKTVDFLTPKSLTKLMPYFRDARLYTENIYSDSEKFFRSIANAIAKQTNYNATYLTCLTQDDLELYIKSKILPEKNILKNRYNFSVIYSENKQTKIITGQKAKNIEKSIFKTIKGNKQRELKGICAYQGEVKGTARIILDPHNFKLCNKGDILITGMTRPEFLPLVKKVAAIVTDVGGLLSHAAITAREFKIPTIVGTGTATKTFKDGEKVIVDANSGIIKLINN
- a CDS encoding MFS transporter — its product is MKSGFHHFVTHAQKYGNQHRSLYALSIMILFWAMFDTVVTYITPLVLTEHGLSNTMMGIIVGSSSVFGALFDLIMTKIAPRANFRRLFLAMFAICLVYPLILWQAKSIWMFLLAMALWGVYYDLVNFGKFNFVGRFQRESEHSSSFGVVEVFQSIGVSLAPVFVGITIVSVVTWQSFVLSWVFLGIGVIFYVLLTVITRKQNPIIKSQESKQIRRPHINYKLLGKIGKTMLPVLMATFLLYTIEGFYWTVGPLFAEDAFLGGPLTGLFLTAFTLPPLFTGWFVGSITKRFHKKRTAFFSLFVGSSLIALFTFIPTPLLTIPLNFIAGIFIALTYPALSSAYADYIGESPDVEKDIIALEDMAMNAGYIIGPMIAGMLADMVGFASAFTAVGLCGAVVAIFLLWKTPKNITIPVR